In Trifolium pratense cultivar HEN17-A07 linkage group LG7, ARS_RC_1.1, whole genome shotgun sequence, a genomic segment contains:
- the LOC123896626 gene encoding heavy metal-associated isoprenylated plant protein 3-like, with amino-acid sequence MSQKKNKNNNNNTNDAQNENKESNNNNNSSNKKEDETKATKIVMKIDMHCEGCSSKIIKCIAGFEGVEKIDKGDGTGKLTITGNIDAAKLRDKLVSKTKKKVEVISPPLKNNDKENKKSDNKNNKPDEKKPKELPFTTVTLKMELHCPGCIERIRKTVSKAKGVNHVTIDKEKETLTVKGTMDVKVLMEKLKERFKRKIEVVQPKKEKEKEKDKDKENEKEGNKGEKSENDGGKKNNQNQKGGEGGNKKGDGNVGGDNNAKMEVSSSGYGYGFWGLDYNNYGQVQMMQMQQAPQMFSDENPNACSIM; translated from the exons ATGTCgcagaagaaaaacaaaaacaacaacaacaacaccaacGATGCTCAAAACGAAAACAAAgaatcaaacaacaacaacaacagcagcaacaaGAAGGAAGATGAAACCAAGGCAACAAAAATCGTTATGAAGATCGACATGCATTGTGAAGGATGTTCTTCCAAAATCATCAAATGCATTGCTGGTTTTGAAG GCGTGGAGAAAATAGATAAAGGAGATGGAACCGGAAAACTAACCATCACCGGCAACATTGATGCCGCGAAACTCAGGGATAAGCTTGTTAGTAAAACCAAGAAGAAAGTTGAAGTTATTTCTCCTCCTCTCAAGAACAATGACAAGGAGAACAAAAAATCtgacaacaaaaacaacaaacctgATGAAAAAAAACCCAAAGAG CTTCCGTTTACAACGGTGACTTTGAAGATGGAGCTGCATTGTCCAGGATGTATTGAGAGAATTCGCAAAACTGTGTCGAAAGCAAAAG GTGTTAATCATGTAACAATTGATAAGGAGAAGGAGACATTGACTGTGAAAGGGACAATGGATGTGAAAGTTTTGATGGAGAAATTGAAGGAGAGGTTTAAGAGGAAGATTGAGGTGGTCCAACCCAAGAAGGAGAAGGAGAAGGAGAAGGACAAGGACAAGGAGAATGAGAAAGAAGGTAACAAAGGAGAGAAATCAGAGAATGATGGTGGCAAGAAGAATAATCAGAATCAGAAAGGAGGTGAAGGTGGAAACAAAAAAGGTGATGGTAATGTTGGTGGTGACAACAATGCAAAAATGGAGGTTTCATCATCTGGTTATGGATATGGCTTTTGGGGATTGGATTATAACAACTATGGACAAGTTCAAATGATGCAAATGCAACAAGCACCACAAATGTTCAGTGATGAAAATCCAAATGCTTGTTCTATTATGTGA